In the Caloenas nicobarica isolate bCalNic1 chromosome 10, bCalNic1.hap1, whole genome shotgun sequence genome, CTTCTCATCTCTGTGCACCCCAATCTCCTGCCTCGGTGCCCCCAACTCCCCATCTCTGTGCACCCCAATCTCTTGGCTCGGTGCTCCCAACTCCCCATCTCTGTGCACCCCGATCTCTTGGCTTGGTGCCCTCAACTCCCCATCTCTGTGCGCCCCAATCCCATGGCTCGGTGCCCCCAACTCCCCATCTCAGTGCACCCCAACCCCCTGGCTTGGTGCCCCCAACTCCCCATCTCTGTGCACCCCAATCCCCTGGCTCGGTGTCCCCAACTCCACATCTCCATGTGCCCCAATCTCTTGGCTCGGTGCCCCCAACTCCCCATCTCTGTGCACCCCAATCCCCTGGCTCGGTGCCCCCAACTCCCCAGCtccatccagcccaatcccctGGCTCGGTGTCCCCCACTTCTCATCTCTGTGCACCCCAATCCCCTGGTTCAgtgcccccagctccccatcTCTGTGCGCCCCAATCCCCTGGCTTGGTGTCCCCAACTCCACATCTCTGTGCGCCCCAATCTCTTCGCTGGTGCCCCCAACTCCCCATCTCTGTGCGCCCCAATCCCCTGGCTCCGTGCCCCCAACTCCCCATCTCTGTGCACCCCAATCCCCTGGCTCGTTGCCCCCAACTCCCCATCTCTGTGCGCCCCAATCTCCTGCCTCGGTGCCCCCAACTCCCCATCTCTGTGCGCCCCAATCCCCTGGCTCGGTGCCCCCAGCTCCGTGCACCCCAATGCCCCGCTCGGTGCTCCCCGGTCCCCCGCACCCCACTCCCCGCCACCCCCCGGTCCTTCCCGGTCgcggctgctcctcctcctccgccgccGGCGGGACCCCGGCCGGAAGCGGCCGCAGCCAATCAGGGCCGTGGCCGCCGCCCCGGGACCGGCCCGCCCGTCGGCGGAGCGCGCGCTCCCGCCCGTCCCGCGCCGCCTGCCCGGTAAGTGCGCgcgcccggcgcggcggggagcggagcggggcggggggggggggcggcagggAGCGGGGCGGACGCGGACCCGCCGCTCCCGCTTCCCCTCCCGCGGGGTCGGGAGCCCGGGGCGTTGTTCCGGGAGGGCGAAATGAATGAGGCTCCCACCGGGAGCcggtgccggggggggggggggtgtcggGGATCCCCTCGCTGCTGGGGGGTGCGGGGTCCCCACCGTGTGGATGCAGCGATGGCAGCGTCCCCGGGTGCTTATAGATCCGTCCAATTGAAAATGCCATATTTAATGTGTAGAACTAAACCCCACCCCACGCATGGGACAAAAACCCCAAGCGATTGTGCCCATTTTCCCTGTCCCTTCCTTCCCACCGCCACATATCgcaccccaaatccccaccCGGGATTTGGAGGTTGCACCCCATCTTTCCACTCCTCCTTTGCcgtgtcccccatccccacaggGTCCCGCTTTGAGCTTCTGCTGCACACCAAGAAGTTAAGCGGGGACTAAAAATAGTctagagcagagctgagcttttCACTGGCGCAAACCCTGGGCAGGAGCGGAGCAAAGCTGGAGGCTCAGCCCAGGCACCCACAAAAGCTGGGACTCTGACCCTTACCAGTGGGTGAGGACTTGTCCCTGGACCAGCAGATGTTTTCTTTACATCTCCACCTATCTGGGGGTGATAATTTGGCAGCTGGTCATCTGggtattataaaaaaaaaaaaaaaaaaaagcagagttttggCTGCACGATAGTAAATATTGAAGAGGAGAACGGGTGACGCATGGTCCTCGAGGTCCCACTGCAACAGCCGGCACACGTGGTGTGGGTGGTGCTCGCCTGGCTTGTTAATGTTTTTCTGACGCTTTGTAACaggatttaattatttcttgGGTTTATGGAGGGTTCAGCCCCCCTGGTTTGCTATGCACGAGGGTGTCCCCCTTCCAAGGGATGTGTTTGTGGGGTTCGTTATATCCTGACTTACGATGAAAGCGCAGGTCCAGGGCAGAGCCCGTCTTTTGGCCAGGCTCAGGCTGcagagatggggaaactgagtcaCGGAAAGGCGAGGCACCCACCGAAAGGCAAAGAAAACCCCCTCTGGCTCCCAACTGCGGAAGGAAGGTTGGGGACCAcggtgtcccctccctgtgaCACCTCTGAGATGGTCTGGCAGGACTCATAGTTCATGAAAACGAtaaaatagaatttattttagcatcaccaggaaaaataaagagctCCAAGGGAGATGAGTAACCGTGTCCCTTGCCTGGGCAGCTGAGTGATGCCCCGTCACCCTGCAGCTCCCTCCCTTCCCGGCTGCCTGGCGCTTGGCTTCCTCCGGGCTCATCGGCTTGGGAATGGGCGAGAGTCAGGGATATgggttaagaaaaaaagctggaTAATCTATTTTGCCCAAAGGAGCCTCGTGctcaggagggaaggagaggagatgctACCCCAGAGCTCTTGGGGCAGAgtcgtgcctcagtttcccctctggGACCTGAGCAGAGCTTTGGGGCTGCCCATTTCCATGATTAAAGAGGGTTTAAGGAGGAAGGCGCCGATGGCCGAAGTTGTTCCTGCTGCACCCAGGGAAACCGGTGTCACCATACTGATTAACTGCAAATACGGCTATTGCATCGAAAATCATTGGCGTTAAAGGCTCCAGGCGGAGCAGCGGggctctgggatgtgctgggaGAGGGATGGGACACGGCAGCGGTGACGCCGGCTGCGATATCTGGAGCTCGTTTATGCTGCGAGGGAGGAACGCGGGTCACGAGGGGCTCAGCAAGTTCTTGGCACGGCCAGGGAGGGATGCTCGGGAAGCGAGCCACGGTAGCCAGCGGTGCCGGGCAGCTTGCCCTTGCCTCTCCCCACATCCAGCTCCGAGACGCTCTGGTTTTATTCCCCATTTTTTGGGGCAACCTCATGCCGGAGACTTTCCTGCTGCGAGCAGGGCTGAACCTCGCAGTCCTCGAGCCTCTGGCGGAGCCAGGAATCTGCGAATCTcttatgtttggtttttagcCATTTTGGACACCGGGAGAGAGCTGCTTCCTCTTGGAGGACAGGGATGGAACAGCCAAAAGCTGCAGGGAAAAGctgggaaagagagaaacaaaaggggaggagaagcagcGAGGAGGGGAAGAGGCTCACGTGGCTTCCCCAGGGCACCGGCCAACTCCTCCGGCACAAGATTTGCCTCCGGGTTCCTCGGCTGCCCGGTGCAGGGGCTGCACCGCTCCCTGGGCCGATACCAGGCTGGAGGCAAAGCCCCTCCTGCGTTTTATGACGGGGTGGGGGCTCTGGTTGGCATGTGGCAGCCGGAGAGGACGGCTGGCATGGGCTCCCCTGCCTGACGCCCGGTCTCCTGCCCTCTCTTGctctctgtccctgctccccagcaccatctcagtgtttccttcttgtttttttcctagctcAAGGCACTTACCACAAGAGAGAAGATTCCCTTTGAGAAGGACGCCCCGGGGCTGCGCTTACGTCTGCTTCCTTACCCAGGCTTTGCTCGTGCCAAGGATGCTGCTCGCCCTGGGAGTGCTGGTGCTCAGCCTGGCAGGTGAGTGAGGCTGGAGAGGGTTTGGGGTTGGCATTGTCTGTGTGTCACAAGCCCAAAGGAGATGTCCTGAGTGTTCATCCCGAGAAAGCTACCTTTGAGCTGGCGGCAGCGCCCACAAGGTGTTTCTCCTGTTTTTGTCGTCCTCCAGCTGCCCAGAGCATCACCCCATAGGTGTGATGGCTTCTGGTGTACATGGGCCACCCTCGTAGCAAGGGACATCATCTCCTGTGTGCTAAAGCTGAATGACAAAGGCGTGGGAGGACCAAATCCTGAAAATTTCTTACTTACCTGgctctgtccccatgtgctgGCCCCCCGGGTTGCAGCACCTCAACTTGGGAGAAATGTGGGGACAGGAGCCTTTTGGGATGCTCAGCAGCGAttccagccaggctgggtgaTGTTCCTAAAACCTGCTGGCTTTTATTATTAGCCAGAGGGAGATGTGACGCTCTCGAGTCTGCCAAGAGCCAGGGAGGCTGCCCGAGCACTCTTCTTCTGCCTGTCTGAGATCCCTGGCAGGTCttctccagcccagctccttcctgtggctcctcatcctcctcacTTGGGCTCTTGTTTAAAATTGAACGTCTCGTTGCGCTCATCCTCAGGGAGGTATTTGCTGCAGGTAACAGCTTTGCTCTGTTCTGTTAAAGTCAGAATATTAAGCAAATCCTTGGTCCGAGGTcagatttttccccttttcctcctccttttggGGTTGGGAGGAATTGGTGAATGAAGCGCTGCTGGTGCCCAGGGTATGTTTTGGGCGATGTCACCACTCGCTGCCAACGGGGCCGGCTCTGAGCATGAAGGGACTGGCAGCCCTGGCACGGTTGGCACTGATCCCTGGCACAACGGCAGGGTTGGCATCCCACGGTGACTCAGGGACGTGGTTGGCATCGTGCCGTGGCACCGGGATGTGGTTGGCATCTTGCTGTGGCACACCAGTTGGCATCGTGCTGGAGCACTGGTGCCATCTAGCGCCTGCCTGCCCAGAGCTGCCTCATCCTGGGGACATGGGTTTGTGTCCCCACTGCCGTCACCCACCGACCTTCTCTCCCACACGGGCTGTGTGTCCTGGGGCGGTGCAGGTTTGGGtgcctgtggctgcagctgaGGGCAGCGATGCCTCAGGTTTGCGGGCTTGGCTGGGGGCAGGTGCTAGGAAGGGTTCTGAGTTGCCACCTGCCCACAGGTCCCTCCCGTGGGCATCCCTCGATTTGCTTACATGTTAACTGGATGGAGAATTAAGGAAGTAGATTCTCTAAGGTCTCACCACCCTGTGCTTTTGCCCTCGCCACCCTCCCCCAGGTGCCACGGAGGTCCAGGTCCCGGATGAGCCCGTGGTGGCTCTTTTTGGCCAAGATGCCACCCTGCACTGCTCCTTCTCCCCCGACGCCAACTTCAGCCTTGACGACTTGACCCTCATCTGGCAGCTGACGGACACCAAGCGCTTGGTCCACAGCTTCTCCGGTGGCCGGGACCAGCTGCTAGACCAAGGTGGGGACTACGCCAACCGTACGGCCCTCTTCTATGACCAGCTGGCCCAGGGCAATGTCTCGTTGCTCCTCCGACGTGTGGAGGTCTCAGATGAAGGCAGCTTCACCTGCTTCGTCCGGGACTCCAGTAGCGCGGCTGTGACATTGCAGGTGGCAGGTGAGAGATGGAGAGTTGGGGTGTCCCTCCATGTCTCCCCCACAGAGAAGGGTTCTTCATCATGCTTTGCTCCTCTGTGGagcctctttctctctccaccCTTGCTGTGGTCTCCCCATGAAGTCAGGTCTCTCATAGAGACCAGCCAGCTTCATCTCCCCAAAATATTGCTGACAGGGGGAGGTGCTCCCTCCTGTGCCATGGTGGAGGGGCCACCTGGAAGCATGGCCATACATGAATGAAAACTGAGGAGGCTTCAGCTTGTTGGTCTTCTTAGCGTAAAGAGTCTTTCCTGGGGCTTGCTCAGCCTCTTGGTTTACTCCAGATCCTGCTTCTTTGGTCTTCTCCGTTGCCTCATGCTGACTGTCCTCTCCTTTGCAGCTCCGTACTCCAAGCCCATTATGTACCTGGAGCCCAACAAGGACTTGAAGCCAGGAGACCTTGTGGCTGTGACTTGCCACGCTTCCCGTGGCTACCCCCAGGCCAGCGTCCTGTGGCAAGATGGCCAGGGCAGCAACATCACGGAAAACATCACCACGTCCCAGGTGGCCAACGAGGAAGGTCTCTTTGACGTGCACAGCGTCCTCCAGGTGCTGGTGGAGCCCAGCATCACCTACTCCTGCCTGGTGCGAAACCcggtgctgcaggaggagacccGTGCCTCCGTCACCATCACGGGTAAGCCAGAGAGGGCCAAAGTTGGGGGAAGGACGGGGTGGGCTTTGCCTCAAGAAGGTGACCGTGGTGGCACCAGGATCCCTGATGTGACCCAGAGCCACGCAGGGGGTTGCTACCCCATATCCCTGCTCTACATCTCTACCCATGGACCTACAAGAGTTGTGCTGTCCTCCCTGTCACCCCAAGCTGGTGTCCCAGCTAGAACTAGCATTTTCAGTTCTTAGTCTCTGGCTTTGCTGGTTGCCTCATCCAAGTTGAAACCACCCCAGAAAGCCAGTGCAGGGCATGGTAGTTGTCTTCTCCTTAGCACATGGCCATGGGATGCTCTCCATTTGGGGCTCTCCATCCCAGCTGCGACAATCCTGCTTCAGAAATCCAGGTTGGAGGAGTTCATCAAGCGCCTTCAACCTCGTGCCTTCACTTCGAGCTCCTCCCACTGCCCTCCTGGAGCTCTTTATAACCTCGTGTGCTCCCTGGAAACATTAATTTGCGTTTAATTGCCCTTGGTATTGAACTTACTGGATTGAGAAGGTGGGTCCCTGGTGGAGCGTGGACGTTTTGGCTGGATGCATCAAACTCTTGCAGGAAAACTCCCATGGATGCTGCTAGttgggagcagagggggagCTTTTGCGCAGGCTGCCAAGTGCACGAGCAAATGCTGAGCCTTGAGGTGACGTCTGTGGAGGGGCAGAGTTTGGGGCAAGGTTTTAGTTGAAGAACAACAATATTAAGCGGAATATTAAGTCTGGTAGTGATGCTCACCATGCTGGTATTTCTCTTCCCGCCTCCCTGCCAGGCCAACACCCTCGCTTCCCCACCGTGGCTCTCTGGGTGACGGTGGCACTCGCCATCTGCGTCCTGGGGCTGCTCATCGTCCTGGCGTACGTGTGCCAGAAGAAAATCCGTGAGAGctgcgaggaggaggaggaaaacgcAGGTAACGTGGTGGGTACCTCCCTCTCAAAAAGGGATGGGGCTTGCAAGGGGTGATGGATGGGGGGAGCCGGGGCAAATTTTACCTGGCACGAGTTTTTCTTGGTGGAGGCATCTTTTAAAGAATGAAGGGATGCTTGGAGCTGCTGGGGTTGGCTGCGTGCTGGTTGCACGCATCGCTCCAGGTGGCTTTTTCAAACATATACTTGGTTTTCCTGCCACCCAACGTATCTTCCCCCGTTCATCATCTTGCTCCGAGCATCCTCTGTGGTACCCACACCTGGGTGTGTGTGGAGCATCTCCTCTGAGAAGGTGCCACCATGGAAATGCCACATGCTTTGACACATGGAAATAACATGAGATGCTCCATGCTCTTGTTTTCTGCAtccttttcctgtttgcttttttagttccttttttttttttttaaacttgtatttttattatggaGAGATGGTTGCACAAAAAGGGGAGtctttgctgctttaaaaaaaaacctgctgcgCTCTGAAAATGGCTAcaggagcagctttgctgaCGTTcccttgtttattttctctcgCCACGTCCTGCCAAAGCCTTTCCCTGCCAGCATCGTGCTGCGGGGCCTGGACCCGCCGCCTCCTTCCCCGGGGGCTCCCCCTTCGCTCCCCTTTTCTCTGCCGGGGAGTGCGATATCTGGCTGTGGGGTGTCCCCAGTGGTGGGGTCCAGGAGCGTTTTCACCTGGCAGATTGTGGAGAACCAtctgcaggagagagagagagagagagatatatatatatataaatatataaatgtaaatatatatatatatgtatttttttccctctgtaacAGAGTATTTTCTCCTCGGCCAGGGGATCTGCAGCACTGTGAAGCTCAGCGATGGCCCCGGGCCAGCTGACCTCAGTCCTTTAGCATCAGGACGCGGCTCCCAGCCTGCAATGTTTTGCACTGACAGCTGCACACCCTCAGCAATAACCTTTTGCTGTGGCTCTGGGTCAGCCAGAAATCAGGCAGGGACCCTGCACAGCCTTGAGATGGGGGAAATACCCTCCAcggggtgctgggagggggtACTGGGTGCAAGTGGGTAGCAGTGACCTCCTCTCCgagcatcaccagcagctcGGCAGTGCCTGGTGCCGAGCAGAGCCCGGGATGTGCAGCGATGGGGACAGTGACGGTCCAAGGGACACCCACCAAACCTGGGAAAATGGGGTTCAGGGTGGGGTGAAGCCCAGCAGATGCTTCACACGCTCCGGCTTGCTCTTTTGCAGGGACGGAGGAGCAGATTGAGGAGGGGGAAGAATCCAAGACAGGTGGGTGAATGATGCTCATTATATACTtgttattaattaatattattattattattattatatacaTGCCTTAGAGCACATGTTCATGCCACTGTTCCCTATGCCAGAAAACACTCGTGTGCTTTGCACCCTCCAGTGATGCTCAGCCCCGCTGTGCGTGTTCCCCGCTCTTCCATGCACCCCTCAGGCTGGCAGCTCCATGATAAGCCGTGCTATCTTGTAATAAAAAGCACTCGTAGTGCTCTGGTGTTGTTAAACGGGTTAATTATACGTGTAGTGATTGCTTCTATCAGCAAGAGCAAGCCTGCTTGGGATGCTGGCTCCGCTGCCGGGGAGATTTCAGGACTGGGGGTTGGTTTGAGATGGAAATTGGTGGGTGCAGCTGGGGTGGGTTCCCCAAAATGGGGCTGGGAGATGTTTCCTTGCTTTCCCCCGTCCCCCGCGGTGGGGACTGACTGTatgctggtttgctttttgcagctctgcagccactgAAGAGCAAGGAGAGCAAAGATGGTGAGTGCCCAGCCCGGGGCATTGTGAGGAATTTGGGTCTTTTTTTGAGCGTTGCCGTCAGTTTGTGAAGAGGAGGGGAGTTGCTGGGGTCCATCCTTGCCTTGCGGAGAGGGAGGCATGAGCTTCATCCCTCCCCATGCAGAATTCCCCACCGGCAGCCCAGTACCAAATTTCTGGTGGAAATTCATGAGAATTAGTCAAAGCTCCTATTTCTTTTGTTATCTTCTCCCAACCTCGGTGCTGCCAACAGCCCATCACCCATCCCAGCCTGGTGCCTGgtcagccctgctcctccccGACTCATCCTCCTCCCAAGATCTCaatcttttaaatttatttcctttcttattaAAGGCAGAGGCTTGGCCTCTGCTGCCAGTGAATTGCTGCTAATTTAaccctctcttcctcttctatTAACAGCCCTGTTTTCTCTTCAATGCAAtttccccctcctgccacccCGATGGGTctttaaaagccttttcctccttcccttcactcTGTTAGCAAAGCATCAACCAGCTccacttttcctcttttttttttttcctcctctttgccCTTATCTCCCCCTCACCAGCCGCTGCAGACTGTGCTTGGCTTCCCAGCCCCTCGGCTTTTCATCCCCGATGCAGCCTGTTTGCTTAACCTCGCGTGCAAGACATCTCCCGCTTGCTCCTCGGCCACTTTTTCAGCAGAAACGAAGCTTGAATAATAACATTTCCCAGGGTTTGCTGCCTGTGGGGGTGTTTTCTAGCCAggaggatggatggagggataaAAACATCCCTACATGTGCCTGGTCGTATTTGCCTAAGGCCCTGGGAATGGGGATCCCAGTTTTCCAGGGCAAGGAGAGCCCAGAGCTGCCGGTGACCAAATTAACTCATTAACCTGtgaactgttattttttttaatgcctttgcCAATTTTTAtttagtctctttttttctctcctcagatAACGAGCAAGAAATTGATTGACGGGAGCTGGGACAACCCCAAGCAGCGCCTTGTGCCCTGGACCAGCCGAGATGTCCCTAGTTGGGGACAAGTGGGGTCCCCTGGGGAGGGCACAGACCTGCTGCCACCCTCGTCCCAGGCCCTGTCACCCTCCACCTTCCCCGGCCGTGTCTTCGGGgtgccctggggctggagagaGGCTGCGTCTCTTTATCCCCGGTGAACCCCGAAGACCACTGCATCCTTCTCAAGGGTGCTGTATCGCGGGTGGAGGCTCCTCCtcgtccgtctgtccgtccccATGTGGGGCTGAGAACAACCGAGCACCCTCTGTGCCTGCTCCTGGGTGGCCACAGCCAGACAagccgcctgccagggcaaaTTTCGGTGCCTTTTCCAAGCCCAGAGGCCTTGGGATGGGTGATGGGCTCAGCGGGGTCCCTGGGAGCGACCGACGGAGCTCTGGGAAGATGGATGGGAGCTGCGGGATGCCCTGGCGCAGGGGGGACAGAGCCCGTGCTCTTGGCCCCAATGAATGTGTCACTCCGGGGACGTATGGGGAcgattattttttcatgttactCCAGTGTGGCTCCCACTGgacttttatttttgccttaaaTGCAAAATCCCATTGGGGTGGGTATCCCCTGCCTCAAATTAACctgggggatttttttgagGGGCGGGGAGGGAGTTAAAAGGCAGGGCTTGGGGGTGACCTGCTGGCCAGGCAATCGTAGAATCctgaatggtttgggttggaagggactttaaacatcatctagttccaccccgctgccatgggcagggacaccttccactagaccaggttgctcgaAGCCCCATCCGGGGTGGCGtgtccctggtcctgctctggtGGCTGGAGAAGTCCCCACTGTGCCCTTCGGCTCTTCTGCTGGTTTTTGTCCTTATTTAAAATCCAGAAGCTAAAGGGGATCCTTGTGCCTTGACAAAATAAATTTGGGGCTTgttttggctgctgctttctgggcCTGGCGTGGTCTCCGGGAT is a window encoding:
- the CD276 gene encoding CD276 antigen isoform X2, whose protein sequence is MLLALGVLVLSLAGATEVQVPDEPVVALFGQDATLHCSFSPDANFSLDDLTLIWQLTDTKRLVHSFSGGRDQLLDQGGDYANRTALFYDQLAQGNVSLLLRRVEVSDEGSFTCFVRDSSSAAVTLQVAAPYSKPIMYLEPNKDLKPGDLVAVTCHASRGYPQASVLWQDGQGSNITENITTSQVANEEGLFDVHSVLQVLVEPSITYSCLVRNPVLQEETRASVTITGQHPRFPTVALWVTVALAICVLGLLIVLAYVCQKKIRESCEEEEENAGTEEQIEEGEESKTALQPLKSKESKDDNEQEID
- the CD276 gene encoding CD276 antigen isoform X1, which translates into the protein MTGSRHLPQERRFPLRRTPRGCAYVCFLTQALLVPRMLLALGVLVLSLAGATEVQVPDEPVVALFGQDATLHCSFSPDANFSLDDLTLIWQLTDTKRLVHSFSGGRDQLLDQGGDYANRTALFYDQLAQGNVSLLLRRVEVSDEGSFTCFVRDSSSAAVTLQVAAPYSKPIMYLEPNKDLKPGDLVAVTCHASRGYPQASVLWQDGQGSNITENITTSQVANEEGLFDVHSVLQVLVEPSITYSCLVRNPVLQEETRASVTITGQHPRFPTVALWVTVALAICVLGLLIVLAYVCQKKIRESCEEEEENAGTEEQIEEGEESKTALQPLKSKESKDDNEQEID